The Gemmatimonadota bacterium genome contains the following window.
AGATCCGGCCCGGGCAGTTCGGCATCGTCACCTCGTGCACGATTCGGATCAAGGACGGGATGAACTTCCGGTTCAATTCCCCGGCGGTGCTGGACAACCGCAAGGGGATCATGGAGTTCCTGCTCATCAACCACCCCCTGGACTGTCCCTGGTGCGACCAGGCCGGGGAGTGCAAGCTGCAGGACCATTCCTTCGACCACGGTCGGGGCCACAGCCGGTTCGTCGAGACCAAGCGCGTCCCGCCGAAGAAGGACCTCGGGCCGCACATCACGCTGTACACGACGCGCTGCATCCTGTGCCAGCGCTGCACCCGATTCTGCGACGAGATCACGGGGACGTCGGAACTCGGCGTCGTCCAGATGGGCAGCAAGTCCGAGATCGCGACCTTCGAGGACATGCCCCTGGACAACAAGATGTCGGCGAACGTGGCGGACATCTGTCCCGTGGGCGCCCTGGTCACCAAGGACTTTCTCTACAAGCCCCGCATCTGGCATTACGACAAGGTGGATACCGTATGTCCGGGATGCGCAACGGGGTGCAACACCACGCTGGAAGTCCTGCACCAGCAGGTCTACCGCACCAAACCCCGGCACAACGAGGAGGTCAACGGGTACTGGATGTGCGACGAAGGCCGGTTCTGCTACCACGGCTGGCAGGGTGCGGACCGGCTGAAGGCGCCACTGAAGCGGGTAGACGGTGAACTCCGGCAGGCCACCTGGCCCGATGCCATGGACGCGGCCGTCAGCGGCATACAGGCCGTCCTGGACGGTGAAGGGGATTCCGCCATGGGAGTGGTCGGATCACCCATGGCGACCAACGAGGAGAACTACCTGCTGCGCAGACTGGGGGCGGAGGCCTTCGGATCGCCGCGGACCGGACTCGACCGCAAGCCCGATGGAGAAGCGTGGACGGCGAAGAGCGGATTCCACATCGACGCGGACAAGACGCCCAACACACGGGGCGCCAGCGACATGCTCGGCGCCCAATCGCTGGAAGATATCCTGCAGGGCATCGATGACGGCTCGATTCGGGGGCTCTACGTGCTGGGCGGTGATATCGGCCGGACCCTGTCACCGGAGGAGGCGGAGGCTTTCCGCAAGCTCGAATTCCTGGTGGTGCACGACGTGCATCGTTCCGACCTCGCCGAGCTGGCCGATGTGGTCTTCCCCGGTGCGATTCCCTTCGAGAAGAACGGAACCATGACCAATGGGCAGGGCCGCGTGCAGCGGCTGAACCCCGCCTATCCGCCGCCCGGTGGCGCGCGGGAGGACGGCGCGATTCTCCGGTACGTGGGACAGCGTATGGGCGTCGACCTGGGCGGGACGGACCCCGCCGGGACGGACCCGGCCGGCGTCCTGGAGGAGATCGCCGGAAGCGTGGATGGATACGCGGGACTCACCTACGACCTGATCGGCGGTCAGGGCGCCATGACGGGCGGTGAAGGGCCGTCCGAGGCCGCGGGAGGCTAGTGGATTGGTCGTGGACCCCATGATCCTGGAAGGCGCCATCGCCCTGGTCAAAATCGGCATCCTGCTGGGGGTGGTGTTCACTACCGTTGCGTACCTCACCTTCATGGAACGCCGGGTAAGTGCCTTGATCCAGGACCGGCTCGGTCCCAACCGCGTCGGTCCCATGGGCCTGCTGCAGCCGCTGGCCGACGGCATCAAGTTCATGTGGAAGGAAGAGTTCATCCCGGCAAGCGCCGACCGAAAGCTCTTCGCCATCGCGCCGGCCCTGATCCTCGTGCCGGCCCTGCTGATCTTCGCCGTAATCCCCATAGGCGGCGAAGTGACCATCCCCGCCTTCACCCTCTTCGGCCTGCAGATCCAGGAGACGACGACCACGCTGCAGATCATCGATCTGAACGTCGGCATCCTGTACATCCTGGGCATGACCTCCATCGCGGTGTACGGAATCGCCCTGGGGGGATGGAGCGCCAACAACAAGTTCACCCTGCTGGGCGGGATCCGGTCGTCGGCGCAGATGATCAGCTACGAACTGTCGCTGGGCCTGTCCATCATCGGCATCCTCATGCTCACGGGGTCGCTTCAGATGAGCAAGATCGTCGCGGCCCAGGATACCTTCTTCGACTGGTTCATCTTCCGCCAGCCCCTGGCCTTCGTGATCTTCGTCATCGCGGCCTTCGCCGAGAACAACCGCCTGCCCTTCGACCTGGTGGAGTGCGAGCAGGAACTCGTCGGCGGTTACCACACGGAATACAGCAGCATGCGTTTTTCCATGTTCATGATCTCGGAATACGCCAGCATGATCGCGGCCTCCGCCCTGATGGCGACCCTCTTCTTCGGCGGGTGGCACATGCCCTTCGAGGACCAGGTCGGCCCGGGGCTGGTCACCCTGTACCAGGTGGCCGGGTTCCTGCTCAAGACGGGATTCTTCCTCTTCGTCTATATCTGGGTGAGGTGGTCGCTGCCCCGTTTCCGGTACGACCAGTTGATGGCGATCGGATGGAAGGTGCTGCTGCCGCTGGCGCTGTTGAACGTCGTAATCACCGGAATCTGGATGCTGGTCTGATAGGGGAGTGTGATCCATGGCAATCATCGTTGAAGCGCGCAAGATGACCCTGGCGGAGCGGCTGTACCTTCCCGCGGTGATCAAGGGCATGCTCCTGACTCTCGCGCACCTATTCAGGAAGAAGGTCACCATGCAGTACCCGGAGGTGCAGAAGATCCTGCCGCCCGGATACCGCGGCGCTCACCGGCTCAACAAGGACGAGCAGGACCGGGTCAAGTGCGTGGCCTGCGAGATGTGCGCCGTGGCCTGTCCCGCCGACTGCATCACCATTGAGGGCATGGAGACGGAATGGAACGACCGGGAGAAGATCCCCCGCACGTTCCAGATCGACATGCTCCGGTGCATTTTCTGCGGCATGTGCGTGGAAGCCTGTCCCGAAGACGCCATAGACATGACGGACGATATCGAACTCGTGGCCACGTCGCGGGAAGAGATGATCTGGGACCGGGAACGCCTGCTGAAGAACTACGATGAAACCAAAGACCAGGAGGGCACGCTGGGCCAGGTCCTTCGAAAGAGCCGGGAGGCCTTCACGCGCCCCCGGGGAGATCAGCTTCCCGACCCGGGCAGTTCGGGCGGTCATTGAGAGGCCGGGCGGCCATTGAGCGGCCGGGCGAACCGGATGGTCCGATCGACTGTTGAGCGGCCGGGCGAACCGGACGGACCGATCGACTGTTGAGAGGCCGGGCGAACCGGACGGACCGCCCCGTCGAGATACCATGGAACTATACTTCTTCCTTTTCTTCGCCATTGTAGCCGTCGCGAGCAGCGTGGCCATGATCCTGCAGCGCAACCCGATCTACTGCGTGCTGCTGCTCATCATGGTCATGATCTCCATCGCCGGCCTGTACCTGATGCTGGACGCCCAGTTCGTCGCGATCATACAGATCGTCGTGTATGCCGGCGCCATCATGGTCCTCTTCCTCTTCGTCATTATGCTGCTGAACCTGAGCCGCGAGGAGGGCGGGGTATTCCGGATCCAGAAACCGCTGGCCGTCGTACTGGCCGCGCTGCTGTTCCTGCCGGTGGCGGCCATGATCATGTCCTACACTGGAGGCGGGACGACCCCCGCGGCGGATGGCGACGTCGCCGGGTTCGGCGAAGTGGAACAGATCGGAACGCTGTTGTTCACGAAATACCTGCTGCCCGTGGAGATCGCGGCCGTACTCCTGCTGATCGCCATCGTGGGCGCCGTGGTGCTGACGCGCAAGGGCACCGTTTCAGTAGGCGAGTGAAGGGCTGACCTTGCCGGATTCGACGAACCCATGATCCCTGTCACCTATTACCTGGTCCTGAGCGCCGTGCTGTTCCTGGTCGGCGCCACCGGCGTGCTGGTACGGCGGAACGCCATCATCGTGCTCATGGGCATCGAGTTGATGCTCAACGGGGCCAATCTCTCTTTCGTGGCCTTCGCACGGCAGTTCGGCATGGCCGACGGCCACATCTACGTGTTCCTGGTGATTACCGTGGCGGCCGCCGAGGTGGCGATCGGCCTCGCCCTGGTGATCCTGTTGTTCCGCAACCGCGGAACGGTCAACATCGACGAGGTCCGGTCCCTGCGCTGGTAGCCGGCTCGGCCGGCCCGCCCAGAAGCCTTAGTGAACCCCATGACCGAATCCTTCAGTTACGTCTGGCTGATCCCTTTCCTGCCCCTCCTGGGGGCTTTTATCAACGTATTCTTCAACCGGAACCCCCGCGTATCCGGGATGATCGCATGCGCCACGGTGGCCTTGTCCTTCCTGCTCGTGCTGGGCGTCTTCTTCCAGCTCATCGGACTGCCGGCCGGGGAACGCAGCGTCGACGTGGTCGTCTATTCGTGGATCACGACCGGCACCTTCGCGGTGGACGTGGCCTTCCTGATCGATCCGCTTTCGACGGTCATGATGCTGGTGGTGACGGGCGTCGGCCTGCTGATCCACGTCTATTCCATCGGTTACATGGGCAAGGACGCCTGCTGCGTCCGTTATTTCTCCTATCTGAATCTGTTCATGTTCGCCATGCTCATCCTCGTGATGGGCAACAACTTCCTGCTGATGTTCGTCGGCTGGGAAGGGGTCGGGCTTTGTTCCTACCTGCTGATCGGGTTCTGGTGCGAAAGGCAGTCCGCCGCGAGCGCGGGCATGAAGGCCTTCGTGGTGAACCGCATCGGCGATTTCGCCTTCATCCTGGGCCTGCTCCTGATCTTCCTGTACGCCGGCTCGCTCACCTACGCCGACGTGTTCGCGGCGGACCCGGCCGTGCTTGCCCCGGTCATCACGGCCGTCACCCTCTTGCTCTTCATCGGGGCCATGGGCAAGTCCGCCCAGGTGCCCCTCCACGTCTGGCTGCCGGACGCCATGGAAGGCCCCACGCCGGTCAGCGCGCTGATCCACGCGGCCACCATGGTGACCGCGGGCGTGTACATGGTCGCCCGATGCCACGTGCTCTTCGCGCAGTCCGCCACGGCCATGACCGTCGTGGCCGTCGTCGGCGCGGTCACGGCCATCTTCGCCGCGTGCATCGCCCTGACCCAGTACGATATCAAGCGCGTCCTGGCCTATTCCACCGTGAGCCAGCTGGGGTACATGTTCCTGGCCTGCGGCGTCGGCTATTTCACCGCGGGGATCTTCCACCTGGTCACCCACGCGTTCTTCAAGGCCCTGCTGTTCATGGGCGCGGGCAGCGTCATACACGCGCTGGAACACGCCCTGGAGAAGGGCAGGGACCCCCAGGACCTCCGCAACATGGGCGGGCTCCGCGATCTCATGCCGGTGACCTACAAGTCCATGCTGCTGGCGACCCTGGCCATCGTGGGGATCGCGCCCTTCGCGGGTTTCTTCAGCAAGGACCTGATCCTGCTGGGCGCCTTCGTCAACGCCCCCGTGCTGTGGCTGGTCGGCCTGGCCACCGGGGCGA
Protein-coding sequences here:
- a CDS encoding molybdopterin-dependent oxidoreductase; this encodes MATITIDEQQYTVEEGRNLIDAAADLGIDIPHFCYHPGLAPDGNCRMCLTEMEIRPGQFGIVTSCTIRIKDGMNFRFNSPAVLDNRKGIMEFLLINHPLDCPWCDQAGECKLQDHSFDHGRGHSRFVETKRVPPKKDLGPHITLYTTRCILCQRCTRFCDEITGTSELGVVQMGSKSEIATFEDMPLDNKMSANVADICPVGALVTKDFLYKPRIWHYDKVDTVCPGCATGCNTTLEVLHQQVYRTKPRHNEEVNGYWMCDEGRFCYHGWQGADRLKAPLKRVDGELRQATWPDAMDAAVSGIQAVLDGEGDSAMGVVGSPMATNEENYLLRRLGAEAFGSPRTGLDRKPDGEAWTAKSGFHIDADKTPNTRGASDMLGAQSLEDILQGIDDGSIRGLYVLGGDIGRTLSPEEAEAFRKLEFLVVHDVHRSDLAELADVVFPGAIPFEKNGTMTNGQGRVQRLNPAYPPPGGAREDGAILRYVGQRMGVDLGGTDPAGTDPAGVLEEIAGSVDGYAGLTYDLIGGQGAMTGGEGPSEAAGG
- the nuoH gene encoding NADH-quinone oxidoreductase subunit NuoH encodes the protein MILEGAIALVKIGILLGVVFTTVAYLTFMERRVSALIQDRLGPNRVGPMGLLQPLADGIKFMWKEEFIPASADRKLFAIAPALILVPALLIFAVIPIGGEVTIPAFTLFGLQIQETTTTLQIIDLNVGILYILGMTSIAVYGIALGGWSANNKFTLLGGIRSSAQMISYELSLGLSIIGILMLTGSLQMSKIVAAQDTFFDWFIFRQPLAFVIFVIAAFAENNRLPFDLVECEQELVGGYHTEYSSMRFSMFMISEYASMIAASALMATLFFGGWHMPFEDQVGPGLVTLYQVAGFLLKTGFFLFVYIWVRWSLPRFRYDQLMAIGWKVLLPLALLNVVITGIWMLV
- a CDS encoding NADH-quinone oxidoreductase subunit I; the encoded protein is MAIIVEARKMTLAERLYLPAVIKGMLLTLAHLFRKKVTMQYPEVQKILPPGYRGAHRLNKDEQDRVKCVACEMCAVACPADCITIEGMETEWNDREKIPRTFQIDMLRCIFCGMCVEACPEDAIDMTDDIELVATSREEMIWDRERLLKNYDETKDQEGTLGQVLRKSREAFTRPRGDQLPDPGSSGGH
- a CDS encoding NADH-quinone oxidoreductase subunit J gives rise to the protein MELYFFLFFAIVAVASSVAMILQRNPIYCVLLLIMVMISIAGLYLMLDAQFVAIIQIVVYAGAIMVLFLFVIMLLNLSREEGGVFRIQKPLAVVLAALLFLPVAAMIMSYTGGGTTPAADGDVAGFGEVEQIGTLLFTKYLLPVEIAAVLLLIAIVGAVVLTRKGTVSVGE
- the nuoK gene encoding NADH-quinone oxidoreductase subunit NuoK; this encodes MIPVTYYLVLSAVLFLVGATGVLVRRNAIIVLMGIELMLNGANLSFVAFARQFGMADGHIYVFLVITVAAAEVAIGLALVILLFRNRGTVNIDEVRSLRW
- the nuoL gene encoding NADH-quinone oxidoreductase subunit L, with protein sequence MTESFSYVWLIPFLPLLGAFINVFFNRNPRVSGMIACATVALSFLLVLGVFFQLIGLPAGERSVDVVVYSWITTGTFAVDVAFLIDPLSTVMMLVVTGVGLLIHVYSIGYMGKDACCVRYFSYLNLFMFAMLILVMGNNFLLMFVGWEGVGLCSYLLIGFWCERQSAASAGMKAFVVNRIGDFAFILGLLLIFLYAGSLTYADVFAADPAVLAPVITAVTLLLFIGAMGKSAQVPLHVWLPDAMEGPTPVSALIHAATMVTAGVYMVARCHVLFAQSATAMTVVAVVGAVTAIFAACIALTQYDIKRVLAYSTVSQLGYMFLACGVGYFTAGIFHLVTHAFFKALLFMGAGSVIHALEHALEKGRDPQDLRNMGGLRDLMPVTYKSMLLATLAIVGIAPFAGFFSKDLILLGAFVNAPVLWLVGLATGAMTAFYMFRLLFMTFGGETRLSRDETEKVRESSRVMTIPLVVLAVLSTVGGFIGIPHVFAAGMDRFGGFLAPVFSTLPEAQVPSASVEVVLMVLALLLAAAGIWGAYTVYIRGNKVFDRLVPQALYTLSLEKFYVDEIYDTFIVGPVRKIARGCWRILDAVIIDGGLTLAALTVRSMGNAIRYTQTGVVQNYALIMVIGALVVFAYITGYLGP